The Phycisphaerales bacterium genome includes a region encoding these proteins:
- the accB gene encoding acetyl-CoA carboxylase biotin carboxyl carrier protein: MEIDHLRKLVELMVDNDLSRIELREGETHILLRRGQPVIQTGPLPVASPVGPPAAPAHVAAPPASPAPAPAPDNEVLIRSPMVGTFYAAPDPESPPYVSIGSAVQPNTVVCLIEAMKVFNELKAEVAGQISRVLVKSGQAVEFDQPLFAVTPA, translated from the coding sequence ATGGAAATCGATCATCTCAGGAAGCTCGTCGAACTCATGGTCGACAACGACCTCAGCCGCATCGAACTACGCGAGGGCGAGACCCACATCCTCCTGCGGCGCGGGCAGCCGGTGATCCAGACCGGCCCGCTGCCCGTGGCGAGCCCGGTCGGACCGCCGGCGGCACCGGCCCACGTAGCGGCGCCCCCGGCTTCGCCTGCGCCGGCCCCGGCGCCCGACAACGAAGTCCTGATCCGCTCGCCGATGGTCGGCACGTTCTACGCCGCGCCGGACCCGGAGTCCCCGCCCTACGTCAGCATCGGCTCCGCTGTGCAGCCCAACACCGTCGTCTGCCTGATCGAGGCCATGAAGGTGTTCAATGAATTGAAGGCGGAGGTCGCGGGCCAGATCTCCCGCGTTCTGGTGAAAAGCGGACAGGCCGTCGAATTTGATCAGCCGCTCTTTGCGGTCACCCCGGCCTAG
- a CDS encoding aminopeptidase P family protein, which yields MARTAPARGRPQPPEPQATRLAQLRAWMRQQRLDAFLVQDRLDQFWLTGFTGEDGTALITAREVVLLTDGRFDETADREAPYARKVIRKRRTPDVTALELRRRKLTRVGFAENQMSVAEFRALGTLAKPVRLVPGSSPLSMLRAVKTSAEVDQIRVAIDIAQRAFQRMQAWLRPGRTERQIAARLAYEMQSLGAEGESFPAIVAAGATSSLPHYQPQDRPFEPNQPLLIDWGARVGWYVSDLTRVLWVGSLPPRLRKIFDVVRTAHDQAIAAVRPGIPARQVDRVARSVMRAAGYEKKFNHGLGHGIGLAVHEAPRVSRVSTDELQPGMVITIEPGIYVPGLGGVRLEDDVLVTASGCEVLSSLPLDGS from the coding sequence ATGGCCCGAACGGCTCCCGCCCGTGGACGCCCGCAGCCCCCAGAACCGCAAGCCACGCGTCTGGCGCAATTGCGGGCCTGGATGCGGCAGCAACGGCTCGATGCGTTCCTCGTGCAGGACCGCTTGGATCAGTTCTGGCTCACCGGTTTTACGGGGGAAGACGGGACGGCCTTGATCACGGCACGCGAGGTGGTGCTGTTGACCGACGGGCGTTTCGACGAAACAGCCGACCGTGAAGCGCCCTATGCCCGCAAGGTCATCCGTAAGCGCCGTACGCCGGATGTCACCGCCCTTGAATTGCGCCGCCGCAAGCTCACGCGCGTCGGTTTCGCTGAAAATCAGATGAGCGTGGCGGAATTCCGCGCCTTGGGAACCCTGGCGAAGCCCGTGCGGCTGGTGCCGGGATCCAGTCCGCTCAGCATGCTGCGAGCGGTCAAAACCTCCGCCGAGGTAGACCAGATCCGTGTGGCGATTGATATCGCCCAGCGGGCGTTTCAGCGCATGCAGGCCTGGCTGCGGCCGGGGCGGACAGAGCGGCAGATCGCGGCCCGACTCGCGTACGAGATGCAATCGCTGGGCGCGGAAGGCGAGTCGTTCCCCGCCATCGTCGCGGCGGGCGCAACGTCCTCATTGCCCCATTACCAACCCCAGGATCGGCCTTTTGAGCCGAATCAGCCGCTGCTGATCGACTGGGGCGCCCGGGTGGGTTGGTACGTCAGCGACTTGACCCGCGTTCTGTGGGTCGGTAGTCTCCCGCCCCGCCTGCGGAAAATCTTCGACGTGGTGCGCACGGCCCATGATCAGGCGATTGCCGCCGTGCGTCCTGGAATCCCGGCGCGGCAGGTGGATCGTGTGGCGCGGTCGGTCATGCGCGCTGCGGGTTACGAAAAGAAGTTCAACCACGGCCTGGGACATGGCATCGGACTCGCGGTGCATGAAGCGCCGCGGGTTTCACGGGTGTCGACAGACGAATTGCAGCCCGGCATGGTCATCACCATTGAACCGGGGATCTACGTGCCGGGGCTCGGCGGCGTGCGCTTGGAGGATGATGTGCTTGTAACCGCTTCTGGTTGCGAAGTCCTGTCATCCCTGCCCCTGGACGGTTCCTAG
- the cysC gene encoding adenylyl-sulfate kinase, whose product MADLKATNITWHEGHVARTARYELLRQAGATIWLTGLSASGKSTIAFTTEHALVERGHLAYVLDGDNIRHGLNSNLGFSPADRTENIRRIGEVAKLFADTGVVTLTSFISPYRADRDLVRKLHAEAGLPFFEVFVRASVEVCEQRDPKGLYAKARAGQIPEFTGISAPYEEPLSPELILDTATLSPQDATIKLLDLLAERKLLRA is encoded by the coding sequence ATGGCAGACCTCAAGGCGACGAACATCACCTGGCACGAAGGGCACGTGGCGCGAACGGCCCGCTACGAGCTGTTGCGGCAGGCGGGTGCCACGATCTGGCTCACAGGCCTGAGCGCGAGTGGCAAGAGCACGATCGCATTCACCACCGAGCACGCGCTGGTCGAGCGCGGACACCTCGCGTATGTGCTCGATGGTGACAATATCCGGCACGGGCTCAACAGCAACCTGGGCTTCTCGCCGGCCGACCGGACTGAGAACATCCGCCGCATTGGGGAGGTGGCCAAGCTCTTCGCCGACACGGGTGTCGTCACGCTGACAAGTTTCATCAGCCCGTACCGCGCGGATCGCGACCTGGTGCGGAAGCTGCATGCCGAGGCCGGCCTGCCGTTTTTCGAAGTTTTTGTACGGGCGAGTGTCGAGGTGTGCGAACAGCGTGATCCGAAGGGGCTTTACGCCAAAGCCCGGGCCGGCCAGATTCCCGAGTTTACCGGTATTTCGGCGCCGTATGAGGAGCCGTTGTCCCCCGAGCTGATTCTCGATACCGCGACGCTTTCGCCGCAGGACGCGACGATCAAGCTGCTTGACCTCCTGGCGGAGCGTAAGCTGCTCCGCGCGTAG
- the sat gene encoding sulfate adenylyltransferase, whose amino-acid sequence MSATDLIAPHGGALVNLCVEGPRRADLESSATDLPRIRLPEREQCDLELLAIGAFSPLRGFMGSADFHRVCEEMRLSGGLPWSVPITCSVDAATAQHIETGQRVVLTDEQDRPLAILTVDEKYAHDKALEVERVYRTSDPAHPGVAVTLAQGDVCLAGPVEVLTPRHAPEFGSYRKAPAQTRALFRERGWRTVVAFQTRNPIHRAHEYITKCALEICDGLLVHPLVGQTQAGDIPADVRMQCYEVLLQSYYHPQSTLLTVWPAAMRYAGPREAILHALVRKNYGCTHFIVGRDHAGVGNYYGTYDAQRIFDEFDLAEIGITPLKFEHTFWCRKSGAMASEKTTNSKPEERVFLSGTLVREMLSRGERPPVEFTRSEIADVLIASMRTSK is encoded by the coding sequence ATGTCCGCGACCGATCTCATCGCTCCGCATGGCGGCGCGCTCGTCAACCTGTGCGTCGAGGGTCCGCGCCGGGCCGATCTGGAGTCATCCGCGACCGACCTGCCGCGCATCCGGCTGCCGGAACGGGAGCAGTGTGACCTGGAGCTGCTTGCGATCGGCGCCTTCAGTCCGCTGCGCGGCTTCATGGGCTCGGCGGATTTCCACCGGGTCTGCGAGGAGATGCGCCTGTCCGGCGGCCTGCCATGGAGCGTCCCGATCACCTGCTCGGTCGACGCCGCGACCGCCCAGCACATCGAGACTGGCCAGCGTGTGGTATTGACGGATGAGCAGGATCGGCCACTGGCGATTCTGACCGTCGACGAGAAGTACGCCCACGACAAGGCGCTGGAAGTCGAGCGCGTCTATCGTACGAGTGACCCGGCTCATCCCGGTGTGGCCGTGACGCTGGCGCAAGGCGACGTGTGCCTCGCCGGGCCGGTGGAGGTGCTCACGCCGCGGCATGCGCCGGAGTTCGGTTCCTACCGGAAAGCCCCGGCCCAAACGCGTGCGCTGTTTCGCGAGCGCGGCTGGCGGACGGTGGTTGCTTTCCAGACGCGGAACCCGATCCACCGCGCACACGAATACATCACGAAGTGCGCCCTGGAGATCTGTGATGGCCTGCTCGTGCATCCCCTGGTGGGGCAGACGCAGGCGGGTGACATTCCGGCCGACGTGCGGATGCAGTGCTACGAGGTGTTGCTGCAGAGCTACTACCACCCCCAGAGCACGTTGTTGACGGTCTGGCCGGCGGCGATGCGCTATGCCGGTCCGCGGGAGGCGATTCTGCACGCGCTAGTGCGGAAGAATTACGGCTGCACGCACTTCATTGTCGGTCGCGATCACGCCGGCGTCGGCAATTATTACGGCACGTACGATGCCCAGCGTATCTTCGACGAGTTCGATCTCGCGGAGATTGGCATTACGCCGCTCAAATTCGAGCATACGTTCTGGTGCCGCAAGTCCGGTGCCATGGCGAGCGAGAAGACCACGAACAGTAAACCTGAAGAGCGCGTCTTCCTGTCCGGCACGCTCGTGCGGGAGATGCTTTCCCGTGGCGAGCGTCCGCCGGTCGAGTTCACCCGGTCGGAAATTGCCGACGTACTGATCGCTTCCATGCGGACGTCGAAATGA
- a CDS encoding bifunctional oligoribonuclease/PAP phosphatase NrnA produces MSVAPRIGVLHLPPAEVCGAIRGARRVALLCHVSPDADALAGVAALTLTLPTLGITPVPVLPEHSASQRMERFARRGGVVPGLPVGLGACDLAIVFDTAKPERINVPGKLAALAGVPLVNIDHHATNPGFGKWNWIVPAASSTSELVYGLLVGLGATLSAAVATLLYAGLAGDTQGFSLANTSTGSLAVAHALTLAGADVAGVCEELFRSQTAAEFALLKTVYANTRIGAGGALGWSTVTHAEILEAGCTAQDIDDQVEIVRRVEGVRVAILFSEGTPGRVRMNFRGEQGVSVLPLAEQFGGGGHYASAGAVVDSAFEAVLGRVLPAAEQFVRGL; encoded by the coding sequence ATGAGTGTGGCGCCGCGGATCGGAGTATTGCACCTGCCGCCCGCGGAAGTGTGCGGCGCCATTCGCGGAGCTCGCCGCGTGGCGCTGCTTTGCCATGTAAGCCCGGATGCCGATGCGCTCGCCGGTGTTGCCGCTCTGACGCTGACACTCCCCACGCTGGGAATCACCCCTGTCCCGGTCCTGCCGGAGCACTCGGCCTCGCAGCGCATGGAACGCTTCGCGCGGCGCGGTGGGGTCGTGCCCGGTTTGCCCGTGGGGCTCGGCGCCTGCGATCTGGCGATTGTGTTCGACACCGCGAAACCTGAGCGCATCAACGTGCCCGGCAAGCTGGCCGCGCTCGCGGGTGTGCCGCTCGTCAACATCGACCACCACGCGACCAACCCGGGTTTCGGAAAGTGGAATTGGATCGTGCCTGCTGCGAGCAGCACATCGGAGCTCGTGTACGGGCTGCTGGTGGGACTCGGGGCGACCCTCTCCGCCGCCGTGGCGACGCTGCTGTATGCGGGCTTGGCCGGGGACACGCAGGGTTTCTCGCTGGCCAACACGAGCACGGGCAGTCTGGCGGTCGCCCATGCGCTGACGCTGGCCGGCGCGGACGTGGCGGGTGTGTGCGAGGAGCTGTTTCGGAGCCAGACGGCCGCGGAGTTCGCGCTGCTGAAGACGGTCTACGCGAATACGCGGATCGGGGCTGGCGGAGCACTGGGGTGGAGTACCGTGACTCACGCTGAGATCTTGGAGGCGGGTTGCACGGCGCAGGACATCGACGACCAGGTGGAAATCGTACGCCGTGTCGAAGGTGTGCGTGTGGCGATTCTGTTCAGTGAAGGTACGCCCGGGCGGGTACGGATGAACTTCCGCGGCGAGCAGGGCGTTTCGGTACTGCCTCTGGCGGAGCAGTTCGGGGGCGGTGGACATTACGCGAGCGCGGGGGCGGTCGTGGATAGCGCGTTCGAAGCGGTGCTGGGGCGGGTGCTTCCGGCGGCGGAGCAGTTCGTGCGCGGGCTGTGA